Part of the Natronobacterium gregoryi SP2 genome, CTTATCTCGTCGCGGACGGCGACACCGTCGTTGTCGCCGGCGCGGACGTTTGCGAGGATCATGACGGCGCTTGCGTCGTAACCGTGGGCGTTGAACACACCCGGACTCCGCCCGTACTCGTCTTCGTAGCTCTCGGTGAACGCGTCGACCTCGGGACCGGCGGCAGCGGGTGCGGTCCCTAGCACGTTGTCCATCGGATTGTCGGCACTCTCGGGGAGGTCGTCCTCGATTAGTCCGTCCGTGACGATGACTGGCAGATCGGGATCGAACCCCGCGTAGAAGTCCCGGAAGATCTGGATGCCGCTGACGGGGAACGCGATCACCAGCAGGAAGTCGGGATCGTCCGCGAGGACGCTCTCGAGGACGGAGGTGTACGACGGCTGCTCCGGCTCGAACGCCTCCGTGGCCGTGATCTCCCCGCCGAGTTCCTCGAACCGATTCTCGAACACCGTCGAGAGTGCGACTCCGTAGGCGTCGTTCAGGTGGAGCGACGCGCCTCGGTCCCAGCCTCGCTCCTCGTACGCGACTTCTGCGATGACGTCACCCTGTAGGGCGTCGCTCGGTGCCGTTCGGAAGACGAAGTCGTCGTCCACCAGATCGGTGATATCCGGACTCGTACTCGCGGGCGAACACATGACGACCTGGTTCGGGATCGCAACCTCTTCTGCGACCGGGATCGTCACGTCGGACGCTGCAGCACCGGTGAACATCGGATACCCGGCGTCCACGAGCGACTGTGCGGCGCTGATCCCTGCTTCGGACAGCGTCTGGGTGTCCTCGCGCTGAACGTCGACCGAAAACTCGCTTCCGACAGCCGCGAGCTCTCGAGCCGGAAGTTCGGCTCCGTCAGCGATCGGGGTCCCCAATTCGCCCAGGTCGCCCGATTCTGGTTGTACGATTCCCAGCAGTACCTCACGACCCTCCTGTTGTGCACCGATACGTCCCGTGAGCGATAGCGCACTCACACCACCGATTCCCGCCAGTACAGCGCGCCGGCTGGTTCGATCCATGGCAGCCGTGAAACGCCCGTTGTAAAAGCTTTCACACTTCGTTTTGGGAGTGATTCGGAGATTGTCGGCGAGCCGTCGTCGATAATAGCTCGTTGCCCCGTCCACGTGACGCGACAGCCGACTTCTCCCGGCCAAGAGTAGCGGCCGCGGGAACCGGGCCGAGACACGTGAGAGACTGCCCGCCGGCAGTTGGCGAACGCAACCGGTGGAACTAATGGCATATTGACGGCGGTCGAAATCACGCCACACCACACCACACCACACAAGACCACAAGCGTTCGGTCGCTCCGCTCTCGAACGCCGACCACGTGAACGTTCGCCAGGTCATCCCGAAAGACGCGATCCAAGCATCGACCAGCCGACTTTCGGCACAGCACACGCGGACGAGTCGACCGACGACGTGATCGTTCTCGAGTCGCCGCCGAAACGCGGACAGGACACGAGCGGTTGTCGACGAGTCCGTCTTTCGATACTGGCGTTCGGCCAGAACGGTCGCCAGACAAGCACACGCCGACAGTTCTCGAACTCGAGAGCACGTCCGTCCCGAGCAGACACGCGACGCCGCACAACGACTCGAGAAGTCACAGCCCGCATACAGTTCTCGATACCGCGAAGACGTAGCTGGAACGTGTACTGCCGACACAACGCCGTTCCGGTTCGAATTCGTTCGTTTGAACGGTTCTGAAACGTCGACAAACGAGAAAAAATAACGTCGACGACTATCCAACTATTAGAGACGAGAGTTCCCAGAGCCGGATACGTATGACAGACGACCGTTTCGAACTCCTCGCAACGACAGACCGCGAGACGATTCGGATAGTTGGACGACTCCATGATCGCGCACCGTCGCCTTCGATCCTCACAGCAGGACTGGCCGTCTCACTCGACGTCGACTTCGACAGTGCTGGCCGAACGGCCCACTCACGGCGAGAGCGGCGACGAGCGCTACATCGAAGACGTTACCGGGGAGGCGGGTGGTGAGTGACTATGGCACCCGCAACTGACGACCGACTTCCCTACCTCGGAGGGGCAATCGCTGGCATCGCTGCGTGGCTCCTCGGGTATGCGTCCACCTATCTGACCGTCGCGGGCGATATCCGAGACTCGCCGCTACATCAGTTCGTCGAAGCTTTCGACGGGCAGGCCGCAGCCTACGAAATGGTCGGCTGGGTGTTCTACAACACCCACCAGGTCGAGACGCTGTTCAGTGACGTGCCGCTCATCGGCAGCCACGCGATGACGTTCGTCGGCGGAGAAGACGGTTTCACCACCGTCCTGTACGCAGTTCCGGCCGGCCTCTTGCTCGTAGCCGGAATCGCGATCGCAGCCTACCGGCGGCCGGCGACGCCGACCGACGGTCTGCTAACCGGACTTACGGCAGTTCCCGGCTATCTCCTGGTGACCATCGCGGGGATTTTCCTCTTCGAGGTCACGGTCGGTGGAGCAACCGGCGCTCCCGACGCTCTCCCCGGCATCGTTCTCGCCGGCCTCGTCTACCCCGTCGTCTTCGCAGGCGCTGGCGGCGTCATCGGGACGCTCCTCGGCTAGCGGGGAAGAAGTGGCCGGGAACTCGAGCGAACGGGCACCCACAGGCGTCTTTTCCTGTTCGATCGTGTTCGAGTAACCGATATAAACAGTAATCGTGAATTATTAACCACGAACGTTTTACTGAACCAAACCTATTCCTCGCTCGAGCGTCTAGGAACGTCGATGACTGGTTCCAACGTCGAGTCCGACGCCGACGCGGAGGAAACGCTACGCGAGCGCGTCGAAAAGTGGCTCAGCCGGGAAATGCCGATCATCCAGATGCACGGCGGGACGAGCGCCGTTCGGAAGGTAGACCTCGAGAGTGGTGAGGTAGTGATCGAACTCGGCGGCGGGTGCAAGGGGTGTTCGGTTAGCGACGTAACGACGGGCAACATCGAGGCCGAACTCATCAAGTGGCCCGAAATCGACGAAGTGACAGTGCGGGTTCCGGACGCTCGCGACAGTCTCGGTGGGCCGGACCAGCCCGAATCGATCATGGGCGTCGACCGAACCGAGGGAGGCCGGGGCGACTGGGGATCATCGAACCCAGGAAAGGATCATCTTTGACACCCGCTTCGCGCAGGCGCGCCAGCGCGTTGTATGCTCAACGTTGACATGGCTGGTGAGTTTTGGGAACGACTATATGCTTTTACGGCGCAACTCCGGAACCATACACGATGACGACGTGTGGACGTCCACGACCGGGAGGTGAGGGCAATGGCTGACGAATTCGGCACGGCAGAAACCGACGCTGAGACCGACGGTGGCGTTCGTGCATACACCATCCGTCTCGAGCTCGTCGACGACCCCGGCGAGTTGCTTCGGGCGCTTACCCCGATCGCAGAGAACGGTGGCAATCTCTTGAGTATCCACCACGAGCGTGGCAACATCACACCCCGAGGGCACATCCCCGTCGAGGTCGATCTGGAGTGTCCGCCCGATCGGTTCGACGACGTCGTCGACGGACTTCGCGATGCCGGTGTCAACGTCATCCAGGCCGGTGCCGAACACTACGGCGAGGAGATCAGCATCGTCCTCGTCGGTCAACTCGTCAAAACCGGCCTCTCGGAGACACTCACCCGAATCGAAGACGAAACAGACGCCGCCGTTCTCGACCTCTCGCTTGCCACTCCTGACGGCACCAACGCCGTCTCGAGTGCACGGATTCGCCTTGCGATCGACTCCGGTCGATCAGAGAAGGCCCTGACCACGATTCGATCGATCGGTGCCGACACGGGACTCACTGTCGTCGAACCGCTGCTCGGGGGTGAAACCGCATGAAGCTCGCGATCCTCGGTGCCGGCGACGTCGGGCGCTCGGTCGCCGACCTCGCGGGCGAATACGGACACGATGTCGTCGCACTCGCAGACTCGACGACCGCGGCCGTCGACGCCAACGGCATCGCCGTCCGGGAAACGATCGACCGAAAGGTCAACGATGACACTCTCGGAACAGCCGATCCCGACGATATCTTCGAGACCGAATACGATGTCCTCGTCGAGGCCACTCCGACGACGCTCGGCGACGCCCAGCCCGGTTTCTCTCACGCAAAACGTACACTCACAGACGACCGACACGTCGTCCTCGCGAACAAAGGCCCCGTCGCCGAACGCTACGAGGAACTGCAGGGACTCGAAGCCGAGAGCGCGGGTTCGGTCCGATTCGAGGCCACAGTCGGCGGTGCCATCCCCGTGCTCTCGACGATCGAAGACGAGACACCACAGGCGGTAACGGCCATCAGGGGCGTACTCAATGGAACCGCGAACTTTATTCTCACGCGGATGGCCGCTGAAGGACTCGACTACGAACACGTCCTCGCAGAAGCCCAGGACCTTGGCGTCGCCGAGGCCGACCCGACGTTCGACGTCGACGGCACCGACGCCGCACTGAAGTTCGTCATCCTCGCAAACGTACTCGCCGACGGCGGCTTCTCGCTCTCCGACGCCACCGTCGACGGAATCGAAAACATCCCCGGCAGCGCGCTCGACCTCGCCGCCGAGGACGGACGAACGATCCGGCTGATCGGAGAGGCCACCCGCGACGGCGTCCGCGTCGGGCCACGACTAGTCCCCGAAAACAGCGCACTTGCCGTCACTGGCACGCGAAACATCGTCCAGATAGAAACACGACACGCGGGCTCGCTGCACTCGAGTGGTCGCGGTGCCGGCGGCCCAGAGACGGCAACTGCAGTTCTCTCCGACATCGGCCGGCTCCCACCCCTCGAGTAAGGGGACGCGTCCGGGACAACCCAGTGACCGTTGCTCGAGTGCGATCGGCTGGCGATGTCGTCCCCGCACACGGTCTGTGTGTACGAAACACAAACCGCAAGAGAGCGACGGGGTTAGGCGAATACGCTTTCGAAATGGTTTTAACCGCAACGAGCGAAAGAGACCGATATAAGCGCCTCTGCGCGTGAGCTACAACAATGAGCGAACAACACCAGAACCTGGCCATCATCGGTCACGTTGACCACGGGAAAAGTACGCTCGTGGGCCGACTCCTCTACGAGACGGGGAGCGTACCCGAGCACGTCATCGAACAGCACCGCGAGGAAGCCGAAGAGAAAGGCAAAGGCGGCTTCGAGTTCGCCTACGTCATGGACAACCTCGCCGAAGAGCGAGAGCGCGGTGTCACCATCGACATCGCCCACCAGGAGTTCTCCACCGACGAGTACGACTTTACCATCGTCGACTGTCCTGGTCACCGCGACTTCGTCAAGAACATGATCACTGGCGCGAGCCAGGCCGACAACGCCGTTCTCGTCGTCGCTGCTGACGACGGCGTCGCACCCCAGACACAGGAGCACGTCTTCCTGGCCCGGACCCTGGGTATCGACGAACTCATCATCGGCGTCAACAAGATGGACGTCGTCGACTACAAGGAGTCCACCTTCGACGAGGTCGTCGAGGAAGTCAACCAACTCCTCCAGCAGGTCCAGTTCAACACGGACGACGCCTCGTTCATCCCAATCTCGGCGTTCGAAGGCGACAACATCGCCGAAGCCTCCGACGAAACCGACTGGTACGACGGCGAGATCCTCCTCGAGGCTCTGAACGCCCTGCCGGAGCCGGAGCCACCGACGGACGCGTCGCTCCGACTCCCGATCCAGGACGTCTACACGATCTCCGGTATCGGTACCGTCCCCGTCGGACGTATCGAGACCGGTGTCATGAACACGGGCGACGACGTCGTCTTCCAGCCATCGGACGTCGGTGGCGAAGTGAAGACGATCGAGATGCACCACGAAGAAGTGCCGAAAGCCGAACCCGGCGACAACGTCGGATTCAACGTCCGCGGCATCGGCAAGGACGACATCCGCCGTGGTGACGTCTGTGGTCCGGCCGACGACCCGCCGAAGGTCGCCGAGACCTTCCAGGCCCAGATCGTCGTCATGCAACACCCCTCGGTCATCACCTCGGGGTACACGCCGGTCTTCCACGCCCACACGTCCCAGGTCGCGTGTACGATCGAATCCATCGACAAGAAGATGGACCCCTCGAGCGGCGAGGTCGCCGAGGAGAACCCCGACTTCATCCAGTCGGGCGACGCTGCAGTCGTGACGATCCGACCGCAGAAGCCCCTCAGCATCGAGCCGTCCAGCGAGATCCCCGAACTCGGGAGCTTCGCCATCCGCGACATGGGTCAGACCATCGCGGCCGGGAAGGTCCTCGACGTCAACGAGAAATAAATGCAGCAGGCACGCGTTCGACTCGCGGGCACGAGTCCAGACGACCTCGACGACATCTGCGACGACGTCCGCGAGATCGCGAACAACACCGGCGTCAACCTCAGCGGTCCGATTCCGCTGCCGACCAAGACCCTCGAGGTGCCGACCCGGAAGTCGCCTGACGGCGAGGGCACCGCGACGTGGGAGCACTGGGAGATGCGCGTCCACAAGCGCCTGATCGATCTGGACGCCGACGAACGCGCACTCCGACAGCTCATGCGCATTCAGGTGCCAAACGACGTTTCGATCGAGATCGTCCTCGAGGACTAGATCCGATCGCCGTTCGCCGACCCACTTCTCCGTTTCTACAACCGATAGCCACAGCCATCGCTGCTGTACTCCCTCCCTAGCAGAGAAGGCCACCGCTTTCTCCAAGGCAGCCTGCGTAGGCCGTGTAAACTTTTAGCTCTCGACACCTGAGTACGTGTATGTCAAGCGGGAAACGAAACCGTCCACGGACGCGATCACCGTCGGACGCGACCCCCAACTCGAGACCCGACCGCGGGGCTAACGCAACCGGAGACGAAACTCCCGGGTCCGGAAGTCCCCTCCTCGAGGTGCTCGCCGTTTTCTTCGTCGTCTACGTCCTGCAACAGGTCACGTCGCTACTAGGAGTGATGACTGGGCTGTTCGTCCTCTCGCCGCCGCTTGCGACGAACCCGTGGACGATCGTAACGAGCGTCTACGCCCACGGTGGACTCGGACATCTCGTCTCGAACAGTCTCGCACTGATCGTCTTCGGCTGGGCCGTCGCACGGGCGACGACCCGACTGCGATTTCACCTGTTTTTCGTGGGGGCTGGCGCACTCGCCGGAATCGCCCAGATCCTCGTCACTGGAGCAGCGGCAACACTACCACTGCTTTCCGTGACACCCACAGGCAGCGTCCTTGGTGCCAGTGGAGCCGTCTTCGCATTGCTCGGGTATCTCGTCGCCTCGAACCGACTCGCCGCCAGCTTTGCGTCGATCGTCGAGATTCCACGGTGGTTCACGATCCTCGTGTTCGTTGGTCTCGCAACTGCAGTCACCCTCGCAACTGCGGCACCGCATATCGCACTGATCGCACACTTTACCGGCTTCCTCCTCGGATTGATCGCAGGACGCGCTCGAGTGTTGCAGGTCGAATAGAAACCAGCCGATCGCTCCTACGAATTCAAAAACGAAAGTGAGCGTCGCGTGGTTGCCCCTCACGATCTGCCCACGAAACACAAGCTACAAATAGAAACGCCGGATTAGAAACGGGTGCGGGCTCGTAGATCAGTGGTAGATCGCTTCCTTCGCAAGGAAGAGGCCTCGGGTTCAAATCCCGACGAGTCCACTATTCTTCGCCGCGAGCAAACTCGCGAGCGGCGCAAATCGTTGCCGAAGTCTGGATTTGAACTCCTGTGAGTTGCAGCGCCGAACGGAGTGAGGCGACCGTCTCACAATGGGTTCAAATCCCGACGAGTCCATGATTCTTGCGCGACTCACAAATCCGTGAGTCACGCGACTCGTCGTCGAAACCAGGCCTACCGCCCTGTGATACGGATTGCTGTAACTGTTTACCGCCACTCACCAGAACGGGGTCGGCGCTCGGCGGTAAGTAACTACAGCAAACCGTATGAGTCACAACCCGTCCCGCAGACAAGAGCGAAAAGGGGCAACTCACAACGGGTTCGGATCTCGGTGAACCCGTGTTCAACAGCCCGTTGCCTTCTCGGCCACCGGATTCGCTGGCCCCTCCTTTCGCTGTCGTAGCGCCGGCAGATTCAAGCCACGTCTTTATATGGTTTCGATCGGCCAGTCGTCGTGGCGTAATAGTAGCAGTTCTGCAGCTACCGAATGGAACGTGTCCCGAAAGAAAAGCGAAGTGTGACGAACTGAAATTCCGAAACGAATCGGATTCAGTCAGTTAGTTCTGCCGGCGCAGCGCGAGCATAGCTGCAGCGAGCAGGGCAACGACGGCAACGGCAACACCGAAGCCGGGCGTCTCGTCGTCTACGGGTTCGTCTTCTGGGTCGTCTTCTGGGTCGTCTTCAGGCTCGTCTTTGGGCTCGTCTTCGGGCTCGTCAACAGGCTTCTTCTCGACGACGTTCAGGGTGCCACTGTCGGACTGGTCGCCGGCAGTGACGTCCCAGTCGATGTCAGCTTTCTCGGCAGTGTCGAAGTCGAAGCTCCCGCTCCACTCTTCGTCAGGCTCGAGCGTGACGCTTTCGTTCTTGACAGTCTCACCGTCGGTCGTGACGGTGACGGTGATGTCGTCGGCAGCACCGCCGTCGTTGCTGACGGTCACGTCGAGTGCAGCGTCGTCACCGACTTCGACTTCGCCGGGTGCGGTCGCGTGGAGGTTGATCACTGCTTCGTCGGCGTCGACGAGGACGGCGTCGATACTGTCCTCGAGGTCGTAGTCGCTGTCGTAGCTACTTTCGTCTTCGTGGGAAGCACCGAGTTCGAACTCGATGCCGGGATCGTACTCGCTGAAGTCGTAGGTCGCAGCGAAGGTGCCGTCCGCTTCGACGATGGCGTCAGCGCTTTCGGTGAAATTCCCGCCCGAACGGGCGTTGGTGCGGATCTCACTACCGGGTGCGGTAGTGGTCGTTCCACTCACTTCAGCGTCCGCGGCGTTTGGCACCTCTTCAGCGGAGTGATACCACTCGACGACTGGCTCGACGAGATCGAACTCGGTTTCAATCTCGATTTCGTCGTCTGCGTCGTCGACGTACGGGCTTTCCTCGGTGATCTCGTAGGTTAGGTCGTACCCACCCAGGTCGAATTCCTCGCCGATCTCGTCTTCGTCGTACTCGAGTTGGAGCACGAGGTCCCCGTCGTAGTGCTCGAGGTCGGTGTAGACAGCGCTGACGTTTATCTGTTCGATATCGTCGTCGTCACTTGCATCGGTTTCGTTGATCGTCCAGACCTGCGCACCGACGTTCGGACCGGGGTCCTGTTCGACGACGGTGATGTCGATGTGCTCTTCAGCGAGGTGGTCGCTGACCTGGTCACCTCCGCTTGCATCGGCGACAACACCGGAGAGGCCGAAGTCCTCGAGCGTCACGAGGAGTGCGTCGCCATCAGCGACGTCCGACTGTTCGGTAACGGTCGTCTCGTTGAACGCATCGTAGTCGTCGAGACTCGAGTCGATCGGTGCGACCGCGGTGGTTACGTCGGAGACCGGCGATCGTTCGTTGACGGAGAAGAACTCCGTGTCGGTTTCGGGTTCGACAACGGGGGTCGCGTACGATGCGCTATCGACGCTCTCGTCGTCGAAGCCGAGTCCGGCGAACATCGTGTAGTCGTGGTCGCCGAGTGCGCCGTCGATCTCCGTTGCGTTTGCGTACTGTTCTTCGAGGTCAATTTCGTCTTCGTAGTCGGGGTGGACACGCCACGACTCGCTTTCGTTGGGAGCGTTGGCGTTGAACTGGAGAACCGCCTCGTCGACGTTGTGGTCCTCCGCTTCGAACATTGCACTGGCCTGGAAGTACGTCTTGTCGTACTCGCTGATCTGGATATAGCCTTCTTCAGCGTGCGTGAGTTCGAGTTCGATGTCGATCACGTCACCGATTTCACCGGAAGATTGCTCGGCGAAATCGACGGACGAGTCGTCGTCGACGACGTCGATCGTGGCGTTGTCCCACGCGAACGAGTCAGTGATTTCGAACTCGAATTCGTACTCGTCGGCGTCGAAGTCCTCGAATTCGATGTCGAAGTCATCCTCGCTCTCGACGTCTATGAGCGTCAGGATGTCGTCATCGGTGTCGACTTCAGTCTCTTCGTAGTCGATGTACTCCTCGAGGTCTTCAGCGTCGACATCCTCGCTGATAACGTCGACGTGCTGGTAGTCACGCTCGCTATCGATATCGAGGGTGGCAGACTCGTCCTGTGGGATAGTGTTGACGTTGAATTCGGCACTAAGCTCTTCTTCAGCGGTCCAGAATTCTTTCTCGTCGAAGTGCGACTCATTAGCGCTGAAGTGATATCCTTCGCCAGTCTCGAGGTCTGACGTGTCGAATTCAGCGGTCCCGTCGGTAGCTTCCACCGACGTCACGAGTTCAGGATTGTCGAGTTCAACGGGTCCTTTGTAGAGAATGACGGAAGACACGCTGTCCCCGAATTCATCGTCCTTGAGTGTGAGTTCTTGTCCGATGTAGACGTTCTCGACGTCATTGCCGCTGGACCACGTTGGGCCACCGGCATCTGGGCCGTGCCCGACATCGGTCGGTTCGAAGACTTCGATCTCACCGTTGTAGGTGTCTGCTTGCTCCTCATCGACGGTAGCCGTGATGTTTAGGTCGTAGCTACCTTCTTCGACAGAGTCGAAGGAGACATTCTCGGTCTTGGTTTCGTTTCCGCCGACCATCTCGAATTCGAGGGTCTCATTGCTGTCACCGAACTCAACATCGGCCTCAACCCCGGTAATCTCCTCATCGCCCGTGTTCTCGAGGGTCACGTCGATGTCGACTTCATCGCCAGCTGCGACCTCGTCGTCGTACTCTGCGCTCTCAATTTCGATATAGTCTTCTGGGTCCTCGATCTGTTCGGAGACTTCGATCTCACCGTTGTAGGTGTCTGCTTGCTCCTCATCGACGGTAGCCGTGATGTCTAGGTCGTAGCTACCTTCTTCGACAGAGTCGAAGGAGACACTCCCGGTCTTGTTTTCGTCTCCGCCGACCGTCTCGAAGTCGATGGTCTCATTGCTGTCACCGAACTCAACATCGGCCTCGACCTCGGAAATCTCCTCATCGCCCGTGTTCTCGAGGGTCACGTCGATGTCGACTTCATCGCCAGCTACGACCTCGTCGTCGTACTCTGCGCTCTCAATTTCGATGTCCGATTCTCCGGGATCGTCTGCCACTGCCGTGCCCGCGAACGCGGCGGACATAGCAACGGCAGAGACGATCATAATCGCTGCTAGAAACAGCGATTTCGCCTTCGTCCGTGGAGGTTGGTCTGTCATGTTGTGTGAGTTAGCTTCGTTCGTCGATTCGCAGTCGATTCGCCGGGCGGCAACCGTTATCGTCGCATCCGTCGGCTCGTCTTCCAAGGCGACTCTGGCTCCGAGTAGGGGTGCCCGGTACGTTCACGTTTCCCGGAATAAAATTTTCGGTGAAAAGTCAGTAAACCTGTTATTATCAGATCGAAACGGACGATGGAGACAGTCAACCAGGCGTTTCGTCCCGGCAACCGGAGGCAGGCCATCACCGCGAGAACCCTCGAGTGGTGGCTCTGGATCGCCGGCACGGGAAACACGAGGCCTCCTCACGATGAACGTCGTGGCGCGGGCGACCGGCGACGGACGAAAGCAGCGAGGAGGCTCACGAGCGGTTTCGTTGGTCTGGGCGTCGGGAAGGTATCGAGGCGCAACCGCCGGTCGCCGACGGTTACGACCGGCAATCCGTACTGGAGTCCGTCTCGGGGCACTGGCCGAACCGTTCTGTCCGCCCAGCAGGTTACACTGCTTCCGTTCTCGGTTCGGCCGGCGATGCAGACTCTCGGACGATAATCTCGTCTGGGCTATCGACCTGAATCGCGTACTTCTTGTACGAAAATTCGATCGCAGGGACGACCCGACTCGAGTCGTCCGTTCGAAATATCGCATCGAGTGCCTCGGTGTCGATAGCGTCGTGGAGGGGCGGATGTAGTTCCTCGACGGTCGTCCCTTCGTGTTCTGCGACTGCCTGTGCGATTCTGAAGCTGACTGGCGGTTTGGATGTCATGCACGTCGCTGCCAGATTGTTGCCAATAAAGACCGCGGTCCTTTTACTGACGTGCGTCTGTCGACCGTCAGACAGTGGTAGCGTTCGAACGACGCGAGGCCTCGAGTGATAGGGTTTGTTGTCAGTCAGTTCCGGCGCGACCGCGAGTTTTCCTGTGGTTGCGCCGGGACATCGGGACAGCAGTCCGCATGAGAGCACGGCCGAGTCTGCCGGCGGTCGGGACAACCGAGGAGTGCCACACCGTGGCTCTCCGGGCGATGTCGGGAGCTGGCCTCATATCCGATGTTCGTCTGGAAAAGAAGGTCTCACTGCAGTGGTGTGTCAGAGGCACGCAGTGTCGTGAGACCAAGCTAGCTTTCTCAGTTCGTACTATTCATTGTTCTGGTCGAGAGTTGCGGTCGGTCCACGCGGACGCCGGCTGGTTGCAAGAACGAGACTGGACGCGAGAACGGCCAGACAGGGACTGTCGTAGCCGCATCGATGCGTTCCTGCTAACGGGTGTCGAGACGAGAACCACGGACTGTCAGGGACCACTCGTTCCGTGACAACGAGGAGTGGCAACTCTCGAGGCACGCGATCCGGGGCTCGTCACGGTGAAGAGAGTTCCGCGGCCCGTCGTGAGTCGGCTCGGTCGTCGCCATTGGCCGTGTGACGGTCGTGGGCGGACTCGAGGACCTCACGAGTAGCGGTCACTGACGGGCAGTTCGTCCTCGAGCACACGATAGACGCGCGGTTGGGGTGACGACGCGAGCGAGAGAGCGGACCGTGAACAGGGAGAAACGACCCGAAGTTGTGCAGGCGCTGTGCAACGAGTTCGGTTGATGCTGTAAGCACGGTGGCGGTCAGTGTGTCGTCTGGAGACTGCCACGAGGCCGGGAATCCGGAGAGGATCGATCGCGTGGTGGCGACGGGTTGGCGTTACTCGTCGGGACTCGGTGACTGGAGTCGTGAGAGATACGACGCCAGGTCGGTCGTCGTGACGATGCCGATTGCTCCTGCGTCTTCGTCGACGATCGGGACGTGTTTGAACCCGTGTTCGATCATCAGGTCTGCGACGTCACGGATACTGTCCTG contains:
- a CDS encoding rhomboid family intramembrane serine protease, with protein sequence MSSGKRNRPRTRSPSDATPNSRPDRGANATGDETPGSGSPLLEVLAVFFVVYVLQQVTSLLGVMTGLFVLSPPLATNPWTIVTSVYAHGGLGHLVSNSLALIVFGWAVARATTRLRFHLFFVGAGALAGIAQILVTGAAATLPLLSVTPTGSVLGASGAVFALLGYLVASNRLAASFASIVEIPRWFTILVFVGLATAVTLATAAPHIALIAHFTGFLLGLIAGRARVLQVE
- a CDS encoding amino acid-binding protein, whose protein sequence is MADEFGTAETDAETDGGVRAYTIRLELVDDPGELLRALTPIAENGGNLLSIHHERGNITPRGHIPVEVDLECPPDRFDDVVDGLRDAGVNVIQAGAEHYGEEISIVLVGQLVKTGLSETLTRIEDETDAAVLDLSLATPDGTNAVSSARIRLAIDSGRSEKALTTIRSIGADTGLTVVEPLLGGETA
- the tuf gene encoding translation elongation factor EF-1 subunit alpha; amino-acid sequence: MSEQHQNLAIIGHVDHGKSTLVGRLLYETGSVPEHVIEQHREEAEEKGKGGFEFAYVMDNLAEERERGVTIDIAHQEFSTDEYDFTIVDCPGHRDFVKNMITGASQADNAVLVVAADDGVAPQTQEHVFLARTLGIDELIIGVNKMDVVDYKESTFDEVVEEVNQLLQQVQFNTDDASFIPISAFEGDNIAEASDETDWYDGEILLEALNALPEPEPPTDASLRLPIQDVYTISGIGTVPVGRIETGVMNTGDDVVFQPSDVGGEVKTIEMHHEEVPKAEPGDNVGFNVRGIGKDDIRRGDVCGPADDPPKVAETFQAQIVVMQHPSVITSGYTPVFHAHTSQVACTIESIDKKMDPSSGEVAEENPDFIQSGDAAVVTIRPQKPLSIEPSSEIPELGSFAIRDMGQTIAAGKVLDVNEK
- a CDS encoding ABC transporter substrate-binding protein, with the translated sequence MDRTSRRAVLAGIGGVSALSLTGRIGAQQEGREVLLGIVQPESGDLGELGTPIADGAELPARELAAVGSEFSVDVQREDTQTLSEAGISAAQSLVDAGYPMFTGAAASDVTIPVAEEVAIPNQVVMCSPASTSPDITDLVDDDFVFRTAPSDALQGDVIAEVAYEERGWDRGASLHLNDAYGVALSTVFENRFEELGGEITATEAFEPEQPSYTSVLESVLADDPDFLLVIAFPVSGIQIFRDFYAGFDPDLPVIVTDGLIEDDLPESADNPMDNVLGTAPAAAGPEVDAFTESYEDEYGRSPGVFNAHGYDASAVMILANVRAGDNDGVAVRDEIRAVANPNGEPVGPSDFPEAVELAAAGEEITYEGASSVLEFDDNGDMRGVTYDIVEFGDFELEVVDQIDFEG
- the rpsJ gene encoding 30S ribosomal protein S10 → MQQARVRLAGTSPDDLDDICDDVREIANNTGVNLSGPIPLPTKTLEVPTRKSPDGEGTATWEHWEMRVHKRLIDLDADERALRQLMRIQVPNDVSIEIVLED
- a CDS encoding homoserine dehydrogenase, translating into MKLAILGAGDVGRSVADLAGEYGHDVVALADSTTAAVDANGIAVRETIDRKVNDDTLGTADPDDIFETEYDVLVEATPTTLGDAQPGFSHAKRTLTDDRHVVLANKGPVAERYEELQGLEAESAGSVRFEATVGGAIPVLSTIEDETPQAVTAIRGVLNGTANFILTRMAAEGLDYEHVLAEAQDLGVAEADPTFDVDGTDAALKFVILANVLADGGFSLSDATVDGIENIPGSALDLAAEDGRTIRLIGEATRDGVRVGPRLVPENSALAVTGTRNIVQIETRHAGSLHSSGRGAGGPETATAVLSDIGRLPPLE
- a CDS encoding NifU family protein; the encoded protein is MTGSNVESDADAEETLRERVEKWLSREMPIIQMHGGTSAVRKVDLESGEVVIELGGGCKGCSVSDVTTGNIEAELIKWPEIDEVTVRVPDARDSLGGPDQPESIMGVDRTEGGRGDWGSSNPGKDHL